In the genome of Nomascus leucogenys isolate Asia chromosome 12, Asia_NLE_v1, whole genome shotgun sequence, the window TCCACTCATCAGTCACACAGTAAGGCGGGACAGCCCCATCTTGCAGTTTTTCATCATTCAACACAGCGCCCAACGCGCCCGCAACAGATCCGCGCGCAGGGCTGTTTGGGGGCGCTTGGGGCGCACAATCTGGGGCAGGCGGAACCTTAGTCCTTAGTCCCGCGTTTCCCGCGACTCCGCTCTCACCGCTACACTACCACACAGACGGCCTCCTTCCTTCACCCCCGGGGGCCCATCCCGGTGGCGGGCTCCGGAGTTCGCTGCTAATTTCAGCGAAACGATTAAAAGACGCCCCTACAGCTGACGGCACTTTCTCTCCTCCGGCAGGGAAGGACGTCCAGCGTAGCGTCGCCCACGCTTCCCCGCCGGCGCAGAGCAGGCCTCACAGAAGCGCACGCCGCCGGCACGCACGCCGCCCCGCCCCCAGGGCCCAGCGCCAACCGCGCCCCGCGCTCGCCTGCATCCCCGCTTCACTGGCCCTCGACCCCCGTTCCGTTGGAGGGGCCTGAGGCGAGCCTGAGCGCGCTGTTGGCCGGAGGGAAACCGGAGGAGACCGGGTCGGCTGGGCAGAGCGGCAGAGGGTCGAGGAGCCTGCTCTGCACGCCCAGGGAGTAGAAGTGGGCAGGGAGCAGGGTTACGTGAGGGAGCGCGCCGCGACTGAGCTTGGGTCCGACTGGAGCTCAGGCTTGGGACCTAGACTGGTGGGCCAGGCCTCCAAGCCGGCCTTACACCCCATCCAAGGAGGACAGACCGGACACAGAGGGACGGAGCGAGCAAGGAGACATGGCTTCATCATTCCTGCCCGCGGGGGCCACCACCGGCGACAGCGGTGGAGAGCTGAGCTCAGGGGACGACTCCGGGGAGGTGGAGTTCCCCCATAGCCCTGAGATCGAGGAGACCAGTTGCCTGGCCGAGCTGTTTGAGAAGGCTGCCGCGCACCTGCAAGGCCTGATTCAGGTGGCCAGCAGGGAGCAGCTCTTGTACCTGTATGCCAGGTACAAACAGGTAAAGTAGCAGGGAAAAAGGGTGGTTGGGGGAGAAAGACGCGGAGCCTTCTCCCTCAACAACTGATAGCAAACATGTGTGGTTAATAGGTGTAATGAAgcttgtgtatgtgtattttgttttgtttttttgaccaTCTGCTGGGGGTGAGCATCATCCTGAAAGTGGAAAAGATGTTTGCTTTCCTAGGAGTGATGTTTATTTAGCTGGacactgtttttctgtttttttctctgactTATTCAGTGATTTTGCATTTTACCAGCCCAAGAACCTttacaaaatgaggataaaataagatTTATCATTCATTTACTCTTTCCAAAGGGCCACATGGAAGTAAATATGGTAAAGTTAATAAAACTATATAGAGATCCAAAAAGATAATAGGATTGTAATAATGTGATgcagggctgggcgtggttgcgcacggctgtaatcccagcactttgggaggccgaggcgggcggatcacctgaggtcgagagttcgagaccagcctgaccaacatggagaaaccccgtctgtactaaattagccgggcgtggcggcgcgtgcctgtaatcccagctactcgggaggctgaggaggcggaggttgcggtgagcgaaGATtgcgcgccattgcactcccagcctgggcaacaagagcgaaactccacctcaaataaTAATGTGATGCAATGCAAAATGCAGTATTACAacttttattgtgatttttataaaatccTAAATATCTTTGATTTATGTTTTCGTTGAATATgtcttcctttctgtttgctaCAATCTAAAAATTTTAGAGCTATGAACACCAGGTGAAATAATGCCCTTCTTTTACAGTAAAGGAAACGGAAGGCCATAGAGAGTAGGCACCTTGCCTAGGGTCATACAGATACATCAGTCAGAACTGGACTGTAGCTCCTGACTCAGTCTAAGGCTGTGAACTTTACCTGGAAATAGGAAGGTGTATAGACATGTTTAATTTATAATTCAGGGTGACATTGGTTGGTACCAGAAGGAAAATAATTGCTTTATCATAAGCAACACATATTTGTTCAGCAGCTTTTATGTGCAAGACACTTGGGTATAATGCGTACAGAGAATGCAGAGAAGCAAAAACATCATGACACTTTGCAGAGAAGCAAAAACATCATgacactcacttttttttttttttgcagagttttttttttgttttgttttttggttttttttttgtttttttttttttgcagagaatcTGGGTTTTGCCActggtttcccaggctggtcttgaactcctgagctcaggcgatccacctgcccaaagtgctgggattacaggcatgagccacttcgcctggctgacacttgctttttttttttttttttttatatggagtttcgctcctattgcccaggctggagtgcagtggctggatcttagctcactgcaacctctacctccctggttcaagcaattgtcctgtcccagcctcccgagtagctgggattacaggtgcctgccaccatgcccgactaattttttgtatttttagaagagacggggcttcatcatgttcgccaggctggtcttgaacttctgaccttaggtgatctgcctgcctcggcctcccaaagtgctgggattacaggtgtgagccactgtgcccgaccgaCATTTGCTTTAAGAGACCTAACAAAGTACTTGAGGAGTCTAGGTTTGAACACACCTGAAAAATTGCTGACAAGTTCAGGAAAATTACAGCTCTTTGGAACACTGGAGGAAAGGAAATTCTGGGTAATAGAATTTTAGTTgtctattttaataaaacaaaatagtctattttgttttattaaaaatgtgtaacgtttttttctttttgcctcttgACATAGTTACATATTTTCCCCTGTAtttgttaaaggaaaaataagttgGGGGAGAGGtcctgctgtatttttttttttttttttttttaactaaaaaagtttttttagagacaggattttgttttgttgctcaggctggagggcagttacacactcatagctcactgcagccttgaaggttctggcttcaagcgatcctcctgcttaaGCCTCCTGAAGTACTGTTATTACAGACATGAtcccccatgcccagccccactgTGTTCTTAAACTGGATGTACCGAGTAAAAATGAACCTTGTTTTGAAGGTTGATGGTCATTATTATGAATATCAGTTAATGTGACCTGAGAGATAAAGCTGTAGGAACAAATGGTATAAATTATAGTGTTGAATGAAAATTACCTCCAAATTGGCCTTGGAATTAGCTTTCTTGGAAAAGTTGTAGATATCTGTTTTCTCTTTGGTCATTTGTTATACTTTGTCCTAATAACATCAGAGTGAAACTTTTGattatttaacacatatttactgagAATCATATTTTAGGACCTGTAATATGTCTGATGATTCTCTGGGCAGTATGAGActaattttccccaaattccctggaaaatattatttttccttctaggaCGTATCTTTATTGATATTGGTGTCATTATTAAATACTATATTTCTAAGTCATCAGTGAACTGTAGTCACCTATCGACTTGGGAACCATTCTGTCTCAGGTATACTCACTTCATCCAGATAATATGAAAGAGGGATGTCCCTCATCCTTTCAAGAACTTGACTTTAGGGTGTTTAGAGATATTctgtatctgaaaataaaattctgcatTATTAGAGAATAATATGCTTACTTACATATGACACTGGGCCACAGTTTTCATCAATCTCctaaatatttttgacaaaattcTGAGATAGTGTTAAGAATAGCATCTTTGATAGAATAATAAAGTTGAAAGTCCAATATCATTTCTGCATATTGgatcaaaatttataaaataacgtTTTGTATTCAGAATAGCACCCTATTTTGTAGGCTGGATGAGGTTGTTGGcaggaagataataaaaataagctgAGATACAAACCTTATTTTCTCAGGGAGAGCTCTAAACTTAGCATCATAGCTTTATTAGTCTCAGATAAGCCTATggctttaaaataatcttttaataaagtttcaacaaaatcaaatgaatgaacaatttTTTGGTCCCTGTTTACATCAGCCTACACTCTCCCTCCTAAAGATAGCTAGTTGACAGCTGTGAAAACTGGAGAGTAATGAAAATTTGTGAATTCCTGTTGACTTCATAAGATACtatttaataatacttttttttttttttttttttttgagacagagttttgctctatcatccaggctggaatgcagtggcgtgatctgggctcactgcaacttctgcctcctaggttcaagcgattctcttgcctcagcttcccgagtagctttGATTACAGGGAatctgccactgcacctgactaatttttgtatttttagtagagatggggtttcaccatgttggccatggttgaccaggctggtctcatgatctcaggtgatccacctgccttggcctcccaatgtactggggttacaggcatgagccactgtgccttaatactactttattaaatattaaccCTTGAGTCAAGTCTTACATTTTGTTTGATGAGATGGGAAGTACACACAAAGTACTTCTGCTGCATACTGAATTATGTTAACTATTTTGAGGAAAAGCACTTGTGTAATTTCTGAGTTCCAAAATGAACtatatacttttttccatttttacttaaCAACTCACAGATAATTATACCTACTCAAATTTGGGTATTTGGCAggtagtttcttaaaaatgaacgaggccggacgtggtggctcacgcctgtaatcccagcactttgggaggccgaggcgggtggatcatgaggtcaggagatcgagaccatcctggctaacacagtgaaaccccgtctctactaaaaatacaaaaaaattagccgggcgaggtggcgggcgcctgtagtcccagctactcgggaggctgaggcaggagaatggcctgaaccccggggggtgcggagcctgcagtgagctgagatcgcactgctgcactccagcctgggcgacagcgagactctgtctcaaaaaaaaaaaaaaaaaaaaaatgaatgaaataagcctgtcacttcaaggaaaacaactcaAGTATTTGTTGCCAGTAATAACATTTGAACCTTCAAGTGAAAATGGGAAATTTGGAAAATCTGTATCTGCCACCATGAGCTTGACAGCTTCCcagtacttaaaaatttttttgatgggATAAGTGGTGACAGTCATGAATGTGAACGTTTGCTATTATATcatgaaatgtgtcaacatttgaaAAGTCTGTGTAACTCAGTAAaccatattttctaaatatttcatggaATGATGTTACAAATTATGTGTTGGTAAAAGATGCCTTTCAAAGTGCAAGTCAGACCAATGGATTTCAGTGTTAACAGTATGAAAAATTCATTGATATGAGTTCAGATTCCTCATTGCAACTGACCTTAAGCTACCATCTGTTAGGTTTTGGCatagtatcaaagaagaatatctacaattatctgaaaatGCTGCTAAaatacttctctcttttctaacAACATATCTGCGTGAAGCcgaattttcttcatatacttcaaccaaaacaacatattgcAGTAGACTGGATGCAGCAGTAGATATGCAAATGCAACTGGCTTCTACTAAGcgagacattaaaaaaattaaaaaatgtaaaacagtgctacttttctcactaatttttttaGAATAGTTATTTTGCatgaaatgttatttatgttaacatctaatgggtttattatttttaaatgaattaatacacattttttaaatgtcccagttttaatttctaatgtggtaaatatcaatagatataaCCCATATAAATGATGGCTCTTTAGGATTCTTAATTTCTGAGAGTATAAAGGGATTACAAGactaaaaaatttgaaaactgctGCCCTAAGTTCCTTTTTCATGGTCAGAGGTGGCTTACCATCACCACATGTATATCCTATCCAGGGCAAAGGGAAAGCGGAAGACAAgccccttttctttttaaggaaggTATTTGTATCACTCTTCCACACATCCAGTCCCCAGAACCTAGGCAGAAGTTGGATGGCCATGTATAATGTTTAGCTGGATGATCATGTGTCCAGCTGAGACTTCTGTTACTGTAGGAGAAATGGAGAACTATTGGCATTTGTTTCTGCCACTGGATAGTGTctggataaaaaacaaaaatagttataattgccatttttatgtcttaaaGTTTATacaatttatctcatttaatatttttaacagtcTGGTAGTTCATGTGATTTTAGAGAGTCCAGAATTGAAGCCCAGACTCTATTTAGCAGTTAAGACAGAATGATGTAGTAAAGGGATATTGCGCTTTGGAGTCAAACACTCTTGGATTTAAATCTGGACTACTAATTTGGGATATACTAATGTGTGAACTGAGACAACCCTTCTGAGCTTctctcttcatttataaaatgagtttgtgATGGCATACctagcaggattttttttttttttggcccattCGAGATAAAATATGTGAAGTGTTTGGTCTATGGTGATTGTTCAAGAAATGTGGCTCCTTCTTTCTCACCCTTTATTCTCTCTATTCCATCATAACAGGGCTGCTTCTATGTAggtatacattttaataatagcataGGGCCATGCGATTAATCGCTAAGCAAATGATAGAGGTGGTAATTGTTATGAATTCAGAGGTAGATAAGATCATTGTAGACTGAAAGGGTTCTTAGAATCTGAAATCTGAGTAGAACTGGAAGGTCGTGCAGCATCTTGAAaagctgaggaaagaagaaaaggcatttCAGGTGAGTGGAGTAACAAGCAAAACCCTGAACTAGGAATACCTAAGGCAGTCAGTAGATCATTCTGGTTAGGTGAAGGCATCAGTTAGAGTAATGGGAGACAGTGGGAAAATCCCTGAGAAGTAGATAGGTTCTGTGGATGAGTTAAGAACAGTTACAGGCTCTATTCTAATAGAAAGATGAGACTTTACACAAAACTTTCTAACACATGGTAGAAAAAGTGAAAAGTACCATAAAAGATATATAGAGTAAATGCTCTTAAGAGTTCATAAGGAAGGAAGATGACTTCTGGCAGTGGGAATCAGGGCCTGTATAGTGAATTCTACACTTGTGTGAATTTCATTTATGCTTATTCTGAATGAAAATTTCACTGTTCAATTTAACTACAAATGTCATTTGAggattataattaaatattgacCTCAAACAAAAGATGATAAGACTATTGTAGAAAAATAGAATTGTATTTTTGAGAACCCCTGAAATTTTTTGCATGGCTTTTGGCATCCAAATTTATATTGATGAATTTCATAATAGGGCACTTTAAAAGTAGTACACTTTTTTCCCTGGAATTTTGGAGAGTTAAAATGCTAATAGAGTTATGAGAATCAGCATGAAAAAATAGTGTTATGAATTCTGATAAATTATGAATTCTAAACCTTATTAATTGCatgttaaaaaattcttttacttTATACATGGTAATAAAGAGTATATAATCTATATTGATAACTTGTCTTCTATATAATCTACTAACTTCAAAATGCAACCGTTTATCACAGTTTTTCTGTATTACAGTATTAGATAATAGTTGTTTAATGCAGTAAGCCGAAGTAGGCTGTATGTAATGTTTGAttctgtttgggtttttttgtttgctttggcaAAGAATGTTAAATTTTGCTATTCCATATAGATGCAAATATTTTCCAACCTATGGTTACTGaatatacataatacatttgaaaaggaaaagtttcccagacatttctttgaaaaataagttCTTGATTTTCCTTCCCTCATTTAGGTCAAAGTTGGAAATTGTAATACTCCTAAACCAAGCTTCTTTGATTTTGAAGGAAAGCAAAAATGGTAAGGAATTCTTGGAATCTTTAATGAGGTTGTTGGAAATGGTTCAGGTGTTTAGGAATTAGAAAGCAGTGAGCtgattaaagaattatttttatattaatctcTCTGCTGTAGATTGTACTAATGACAGGCAATTGGGAGAGATTAAAGAAATCTACTTTTAGCTAAGTCTCCTGAAGGATTCTTATGCTAGCATGTTGAAGTATAAGTGGTTCACAACAGACATACATGCCTTACATTTTAATACCATGAGGGCTATTGCTTGAGATTTTCCTTTCCTGTCATTCAGCCCCTAATGGATCACCACTTCTCCCCTCTGGAGGGATTTTTGGAAGAAGGCCGGAATGATGGGAAGGGCAGAAGAGCAGGATAAATCCCCATTTTTCACCCATCTTCCTTGTCCCGGTTTTATCTCCCTGTCTCTTGCTACTTACTCTTGTGTTCCTTGCCCCACCCATGCCACAGTAAATAACTGCTTATAGTACTCTtgggaagaagggaaaaattCAGTGAAAAGGCAAAACCAGATACTAACTTCTCTTCTTCTCtgagtatataaaaaaaagagtatacTTTTGCAAACTTTTTTAACTTATAATTCAGAAGTTCCCCCTTGTCATTTATGAGACCTTATCTTCTCTTACCTTGTCTaagtgaaaaaagagaaattgcatACAACTGGGAATCTTAGTTATAGAAGGGAAGGCTTTGGAGCATCAGCCCTGGAATTAAAAGAAGGTTAGAAGGtagagttaaaaaagaaaaaagataaaatatggttATAGAGAGAGGAAGTGATAAAATATGAGTTCTGACTTTACATTCTAGAGCAGTCTCACATAAAATCTGGTCCCCTGGATACATTTCCTGCCTGCCAACCGTTTGTTACCTAACTGTTAGGAGATACAGAGCTTGAACCCAGATGTAAATCACGTATGTCACTAACCACGCTGTTTagttcagctgatttttttgtataggACAGTCTCAGTGAAGGAAGCAGTGCATTGATTATATTCTTGCACAAGTTTTTTGGTTGATGATAACCAACCAACATATTACTGTTCTAAAGAATACCTGATGTTAACGTTGACTGTGAgttttttgttataatttatgaaattttatacctttattttttttcaatgctTTGCCTGTTTCTCCATTGTTTTTAGCAATTAAAAAATTCACGTTTTATAGCCACCATAATATAATAGTTTAGGCAAGAACATCAACGAATGATTAAATATTAGATGACAAAATATTGGGGAACTATTGGAGAAAAACTATTGAGGAAAAGTTGTTAAAATGCTAGGTGAAAAACTATTGGGGAGCAAAACCATGGGTTACAGGCTGACCcactgtttactttttaattatgagGGAGAAACCTGACAGTTACTGCTGTTACCAAGCCATGAATCTTATTGATGATGGGACAGACTGACATCATGTGCCCCCAGTGTGATGCATTGAAAAGGGCATGTCACCTATATATTACTCTGCTGAAATAATTTAACCCAATTCTAATCATGATTAATCATTTTTGGCAAGAACACTATGTAGGTAAGCAAACAATTAGACAAATTCAAATTGAGggatattttataaaacagttggactcttaaaaaaaaataccaacaatGTGGAAGACAAAAAAGCTAAAGATACATGAAACTCAATGCTGTGTGTGGATCTTGATTGGTTCCTGGTGTGGGAGAAGAAAGccataaaggacattattgggacaATCAGGAAAATCTGAATGTATAGCCCctatattatataatagtaaTTGATGATAAATTTCCTGAGTTTGTGTAAGCTGATTTAGGGGTGAAGTGTTATGATGCATATAAGTAATTCTTAAGGAATTcagtgaaaataaatttagaaaacctCAGAAAGATGTTATATTCATCATAGAAGCAGGAAGGTAGTGAAAAAAAATGTGGGATTGAGTTCTGTTTGACAGCAAATCAGGGAAATCGAGAAACCCTGGTTGGAATTTAGAAAGAACTGGCAGGGAAAACCAAGAAGAAGGCCTGTCTTGGCCTGTGGGTGGGGCGGTGGGGgggggagttgggggtggggggaagatgACCCAAAAGGAAGCTCAGGACTAAAATGTTGCTTTTGCCATTTATATTGTAGGAAGTCCCTAACTTACTCATTAGTATtctttagttgttttgtttttggttttttgggtttttttttgagacagaattttgctgtttcccagactggagtgcggtggtgccatctcagcttactgcaacctctgcctcccaggttcaagcagttctcctgcctcagcctctggagtagctggactacaggcgcacaccaccacgcctggctaatttttgtatttttagtagagatggggtttcatcatgttggccaggctggtctcaaactcctgacctcaggtggtccacctgcctcagcctcccaaagtgctgggattacaggcatgagccaccaagcctggccagtaTTCTTATTTCTGCCCTCAACATCCCTTACTTTTGAAGTCCCAGACTAAGTCCCCAGGATCAGTTACTAGAAGCTTATAGATGAGATAACAGCAGAAAGGGAAGGTGGATTTCTTGTATCTTAGTAAGAAGTTTGATGCATTTTCCTTGGGAATAATTGTTTTTTATGTGATGATTAGTTTCTGTACGACCAAAATGCCATAAGCACAGTTAATTTATGAGAAtaatctgtattagtctgtaGATCATATATCCTCAATAGAGGTGAAATTTGGTTTGAGAAAGTTATAAAATCTTAGATTACAGTGGTTTGTGGTCTTTCAAAACTTAATAGGTATGCAttgtatatgtgtttttaaaatttcatgggaAGGGAGATTAGGAAAATGTCTGAAAAGGCTGCTTAGGTAGGGCAATAAGGTCTGTATAGCTCTAGACCAATGTAAATGCAAAAAGACAGAACTTCTCTATCCATAGCTTATTATAATCTCTATATTCAGAGACCCTTGAAATGTGCATAcgatttttttaataataagaaaaatgctgTTTGTGTTATTTGCATAATGACAGGCCATTTTGGATATTCCATATTGTAGGGAAGCGTGGAAAGCACTTGGTGATTCAAGCCCCAGCCAAGCAATGCAGGAATATATCGCAGTAGTTAAAAAACTAGATCCAGGTTGGAATCCTCAGGTAAGACTTAATGATTATAAATAATACTTTCCAAAAACTTATGATCTTTCTCTGAAATAAATGTCTAAAGCTAAGCTTAGTTTTAAGTAACATGCTTAAAGTTTtactttcttgaaatattttaaagttattgtaatatttatctaataaaataattgctggccaggtgtggtggctcatacttggaatcccagcactctgggaggccaagccaggtggttcacctgaggtaagagttcaagactggcctggcca includes:
- the ACBD6 gene encoding acyl-CoA-binding domain-containing protein 6 isoform X2, whose product is MASSFLPAGATTGDSGGELSSGDDSGEVEFPHSPEIEETSCLAELFEKAAAHLQGLIQVASREQLLYLYARYKQVKVGNCNTPKPSFFDFEGKQKWEAWKALGDSSPSQAMQEYIAVVKKLDPGWNPQIPEKKGKEANTGFGGPVISSLYHEETIREEDKNIFDYCRENNIDHITEAIKSKNVDVNVKDEEGRALLHWACDRGHKELVTVLLQHRADINCQPLPVSFWIL